CTTGCCGTTTTGCGAATCCTATCCCGATGTTTCAATCGCCGCGCGGGCCATGAGTTCACTTGAAATCCAGCAGCGCCTCGACAATTTCGAGATCGATCTCGGAATCACCTATCTCGACAACGACCCCATGCCGCGGATGAAATCGGCGCCGCTCTACCGCGAATATTATTGTCTCGTGCACGCCATTTTGGATCATCCTGGGCCCGGAGCGACGACGATCTCATGGCGCGAGGCGGCCGCGCTACCGCTCTGCCTGCTGTCACCCGACATGCAGAACCGGCGCATCATCGACGCCGCATTCGCCGCCGCCGGCTGCCAGCCGACACCCCAGATCGAAACCAACGATCTGGCCGATATTGGGCTGCACGTTAAAACTGGGAAATGGGCCGGCATCGTGCCGCGCCATGTTCTGGATATGCTCGACCTGCCGACTAGCGCCCAGGCGCTCGACCTGGTGGCGCCGGAAGTTTCCCATTCCGTTGGTCTGGTGATCGCCGACCGTGAGCCCCAACCGCCGACCGCCAAGGCGATGCTGGCCCTGGTTAAAACAATGGGAGGCGGCGACATTTTCGCGCGTGACCGATAAACAAAAACTATTGAACGATATAGACAATAGATTTTACAAATCGAGGCGATTTTGCCACGGTATCGCCGCAGGGCTAGACGCAGGCAGGGATCGATGGCTGTAATAAAGAGTGGCATTCGTAAATTCGGCCATCCCGGTAAGGGGGTGCGCGGCGCGCGCTACGAGGGCAAGGGCCGCCAAGTCGAACCCGAGGCGCTCCGCGAAATACAGACTTTGCTCGGCGATCGACCGCGCCGCCGCGATCTGCTGATCGAACATCTCCACATAATTCAAGACAACGCCGGCCATTTGTCTGCGCGCCATCTTGTGGCGCTGGCCCAGGAGATGAAGCTGTCTCTGGCCGAGGTTTATGAAGTCGCTACATTCTACGCTCATTTCGATGTGACCGCCGATGGCGACGCGCCGCCAGCGCCTCTCACCATCCGCGTGTGCGACAGCCTGAGTTGCGAAATGCTCGGTTCGGACGCGCTCTATGAAGGGCTGAAGGGACGCCTCGACAGCAGCCAAGTACGCCTCGTCCGCGCGCCCTGCATGGGGCGCTGCGAGAGCGCGCCGGTGGCCGAGGTCGGCCATCATCACGTGGTCAATGCCACCGCCGATAATGTCATGGACGCCGTCAACAAAGGTCAAACTCATCCCGAAATTCCATCTTATGTCAGCTTCGATGAATATATTAAAAATGGCGGATATCGTATTCTAAAAGCTTGCATAAATGGAGATACAGATATCGAAGATATCATCTCCGCTTTGGAAGCAAGCGAACTGCGCGGATTAGGCGGCGCCGGCTTCCCGACAGGGCGGAAATGGCGCTTCGTGCTGGCCGAACCGGAGCCGCGCCTGCTCGCCGTCAATGCCGATGAGGGCGAGCCTGGCACCTTTAAGGACCGCTATTACATGGAGCGCGATCCGCACCGTTTTCTCGAAGGCATGCTGATCGCCGCCCGCGCCGTCGCGGCAGAAGAATGCTTTATTTATCTGCGCGATGAATATCCCGGCCTACATCAGGTGCTGGCCGAAGAAATCGCCAAACTCTCCGCCGCCGGCCTCGATGCCGGCACCAAGATCACGCTCCGGCGCGGCGCCGGCGCCTATATATGTGGCGAGGAATCGGCGATGCTGGAGAGCATCGAGGGCAAGCGCGGCGAGCCGCGCCACAAACCGCCCTTCCCCTCCCAGGTCGGCCTGTTCGGCCGCCCGACGCTGATCAACAATGTCGAGACACTTTATTGGGTGCGCGACATCATCGAGCGCGGACCCGCATGGTTCGCCGATGAAGGCCGCAATGGCGGCAAGGGGCTGCGCAGCTTTTCGGTTTCGGGCCGGGTGCGCGATCCCGGCGTCAAGCTCGCGCCGGCCGGTATTACCGTTAACGAGCTGATTCAAGAATATTGCGGCGGCATGGCCGAAGGGCATGAATTCAAAGGCTATCTGCCGGGCGGCGCTTCGGGGGGTATCCTACCCGCGTCGAAGGGCGATATACCGCTCGATTTCGGGACGCTGGAGAGCGAAGGCTGCTTGATCGGCTCGGCTGCCGTCATCGTGTTGTCCGACCAAGACAATATGCGTGCTGCGGCGCTCAATCTGATGCGCTTTTTCGAGTATGAAAGCTGCGGCCAATGCACGCCGTGCCGCGCTGGAACCGAAAAGGCAGTCAAGCTCATGTCGGCGCCGGTATGGGATCAACCGCTGTTGCGCGAACTCAGTAAAACCATGATGGACGCCTCGATCTGCGGCCTCGGCCAGGCGGCACCCAATCCGCTGCTCACGGTGTTGAAGCATTTTCCCGAGGATTTGACCGAGGAAACAAGATGAGCGCCAAGACCAGCTTTACTCTGGACGGCCAAACCCTGGAAGCGGCGGAGGGTGAGACGATTTGGCAATGCGCGGAGCGCGCCGGCATCGACATCCCCCATCTTTGTTATTCCAAGGCGCCGGATTATCGCGCAGACGGCAATTGCCGCGTATGCATGGTCGAGGTCGAGGGCGAACGGGTGCTGGCCGCCTCCTGCATCCGCAAGCCGACCGAGGGCATGGTGGTGCACAGCAGCAACGAGCGCGCGGCAACGGCGCGCAAGATGGTGATGGAACTGCTGGTCGCCGATCAGCCGCCGCGCGAAAGCAGCCACGATCCGAATTCCGAACTGTGGCATTGGGCCGAGCAGATGGGCCAGACCGCGAGCCGCTTTCCGGCCCGCCGCACACCCGCCGCCGATGTCAGCCACACCGCCATGTCGGTTAATCTAGATGCCTGCATCCATTGTACGCGCTGTGTGCGCGCCTGCCGCGAAGTACAGGTCAATGATGTCATCGGCATGGCCGGGCGCGGCGCCGGCAACAAGATTGTGTTCGATTTCGACGATGCCATGGGATCGTCGAGCTGCGTCGCTTGCGGTGAATGCGTGCAGGCCTGCCCAACCGGCGCCCTGATGCCGGCGCGCGGTGTCGGCAAAGTCATTCCCGACAAGAAGGTCGAGAGCGTCTGCCCGTATTGCGGCGTCGGCTGCCAGCTCACCTTTAACGTCAAAGACAACAAGATCCTCTCGGTCGAAGGCCGCGACGGCCCGTCGAATTCGGAGCGTCTCTGCGTCAAGGGTCGCTTTGGATTTGATTACGTCAACCATGACCACCGCCTGACCAAGCCGTTGATCCGGCGCAGCGACGCACCTGCTAAATCTGCCAATATCGATATCGACCCGGCCAACCCGTACACCCATTTTCGTGACGCAACGTGGGAAGAAGCGCTCGAAATCGCCGCCCAGGGTCTGACCCGCATTCGCGATGCGTCAGGCGGCAAGGCGCTAGCCGGCTTTGGCTCGGCCAAGGGCTCCAACGAGGAGGCCTATCTGTTCCAGAAGTTGGTGCGCTCCGGCTTCGGCAGCAACAATGTCGATCACTGCACGCGTCTTTGTCATGCTTCGTCGGTGGCGGCGCTATTGGAAACCATCGGCTCCGGCGCGGTGACTGCGAGCTTTAACGAGGCGCGCCATTCCGACGTCATCATCGTCATCGGCGCGCATCCGACCTCCAATCATCCGGTGGCGGCTACATTTTTGAAGAACGCCGCCCAGCGAGGCGCCAAGCTTGTGGTCATCGACCCGCGTGGCTCCACGCTGGCGCGCCACGCCAGCCATTTCCTGCAGTTCAAACCGGGGCGCGACGTCGCGCTGTTGAACGCGCTGATGCATGTCATCGTCGCCGAGGAACTTTATGACCAGCAATATGTCCTGGCCCACACCGAAGGCTTCGAACAACTGCGCGATCATCTGAAGCAGTTTTCGCCCGAGAAGATGGCGCCGATCTGCGGCATTGAACCCGATGTGCTGCGCGAGGTGGCGCGGCTTTATGCCGGCGCCAAGGCTGCCATCATTTTTTGGGGCATGGGCATCTCGCAACATATCCATGGCACCGACAACGCGCGCTGCCTAATCTCGCTCGCCCTGATGAGCGGCCAAGTCGGCCGCCCCGGCACCGGCCTGCATCCTTTGCGCGGCCAGAACAATGTACAGGGCGCCTCCGACGCCGGCCTCGTCCCGATGTTCTATCCGGACTATCAACCGGTGACCGATACCGCCATTCAGAACCGCTTCGAAGCGCTATGGGGCGCCTCGCTCGATCCCGAACGCGGCCTGACCGTGGTTGAAATAATGGATGCGGCACATGCGGGAGATATCCGTGGCATGTACATCATGGGCGAAAATCCGGCGATGTCGGACCCCAATACCCACCACGTGCGCGAAGCCTTCGCCAGGCTCGACCATCTCGTTGTGCAGGAAATCTTCCTTACCGAAACCGCGTTTTTCGCCGATGTGATCCTGCCGGCCACGGCATGGCCCGAAAAAGACGGCACCGTCACCAACACCAACCGGCAAATTCAGATGGGCCGGAAAGCGGTCGATGCGCCGGACGGCGTGATGCCAGATTGGTGGATCATCGCCGAACTAGCAAAGCGTATCGGCCTCGATTGGAATTACGCCCATCCGTCGGACGTGTTCGCCGAGATGAAACAATGCATGGCCTCGCTCAACAACATCTCTTGGCCGCGTCTTGAGCGCGAGAGCGTCGTAACCTATCCGTGCGACGGCGAAGATTTGCCCGGCAACGATGTCATTTTTGGTAACGGCTTTCCGACGCCGTCGAAGCGCGGAAAATTCGTGCCGGCCAGCATCATCGAGCCTGACGAGATGCCGGATGCGGAATACCCGATGGTGCTCTCCACCGGGCGGCAGTTGGAGCACTGGCACACCGGCGCCATGACGCGGCGCTCGGAAACGCTCGACAATCTCGAGCCCGAAGCGGTCGCTAGCCTGGCACCGCTGGAGATGGAGCGGCTCGGCATTCGCCCCGGCGACCAGATCGAGGTGGCAACGCGACGCGGGCGCATTTCCTTAAAGGCGCGCGCTGATACCGGCATTCCCAAGGGCGTTGTGTTCGTGCCGTTCTGCTATGCCGAGGCGGCCGCCAACATGCTGACCAACCCGGCGCTCGATCCGATTGGCAAGATTCCCGAATTCAAATTCTGCGCCGCTAAAGTAGAAAAAGCGGCACCACCGGCGGCGGCGGAATAAGGCTGCCATGACCGGGGTGGAAGACCGGCTTCGCGCCGTTCTCCGTCACGGCATCTCCGGCATCGCCAAACGCGTCGTCATCGGCCTCAACTGGACCTATGTCGAGGGGCCGGTCGGCGCCGGACTGGTGCATACACCGGTGCGCGGCACTGAGGGCTGCCGCAGCCTGCCCGAGTCTGGCAGTTATCAGGGCCGCACCCTGGCTGATCTCGCCGCGCTGATGGAATCGGACAATATCTTCGAACGCGTGCTGGGCTATGCCGCGGCCAACGCGCATCACAATCGCTATGACCTCGAAGGCGTAGCCGTGAATGGTCTCGACATGATAAAGCCGTGCGGCCAACACACCGTGGTGATCGGGCGCTTTCCCGAGCTCGATGAAAAACTCCCCGGCGCCGCCGTGATCGAGCGCGAACCCCGCCCCGGCGATTATCCGCCCGAAGCCGCCGCCGATCTCATTCCGGCGGCAAAATATCTCGCTATCACGGCATCGGCGCTTTCCAACGGCAGCCTTGCAGGCCTACTTGCGCTCGCGCCGGCTTCCGCCTTTACGGTGCTGGTGGGGCCGAGCGCACCACTTTGTCCGGCGCTCTTGGCGCTTGGCATCAACGCGCTGTCCGGACTTATCCCAACCGATCTCGATGGCACGGCGCAACGGGTCGCTGAAGGTGGCTCGGTCCGCGCCTTGAAGCCGCTCGGCCGGTACGTGACCTTGGTCCCGGATTAGCCGATCTCGGCCAACAATCTCTCCGCCTCGGCAAAATCTTCCGGGCGGTTGGCGTTGAAAAAGGGATCATGCGGCGTCGCCGCAAATTCGACCGTCGCGACTTTATAGCGCGCGGTCCAGGCGTCGATCTTGCGGATATCCTCTTCCACCAACGCATGGCGCAGCGCAGCGCGCAGTGCGATCGGCCAGAGGGCAAACACCGGATGGCTGCGGCCGTTCGAGGCGGCGCACGCCATCTCCGCGCCCTCCGCCGCAATCGCGCCATCAAGGCGGGCCACCAGATCACCGGGCAGAAACGGCGCGTCCGTGGCGAAGCTCGCCAGCCAGGCGCAATCCGGCGCGTGCTCCGCCGCCCAATCCATGCCGGTCAAGATTCCCGCGAGCGGCCCGGCATGGCCTTCGATCACGTCCGCCGCCATGGGCAGCGCAAATTCATTGAAGCGCCGCGGATCGCCGTTGACGTTCAATAGGAGCGGCCCGACCTGCGGGCGCACGCGCGCCAACACATGGCCAAGGATCGGCGTCCCAGCGAGCAAGCGCAGGCTTTTGTCGCCGCCGCCCATGCGCCGGGCCAAGCCCCCCGCCAGTAGCACCCCGGCGATTGATTGCATCTCAACCAACTGCGTCCTCCACCATCAGCGGCGCCACGCCGACTAAGCCGCCTACCAACTTTTTACAGGCGGCCGCCAGAGCGCCGAATTCACTTTTAACCACGACCTCGGCATCGAACTCCGCGACCGGCGGGCGGTTTATATTTTCCGCATCACTGGCACCGCCGGCGACAGCGAGGCGTTGCATCAGCAGATATTCCACCAGCCCAAGAAAATCGCTGTCGAAACCATCATCGCAGAACGCGCAATAAAAGCGCATGCGGCGCGCCTCGGCCAGCGCCAATTGGGCGACCTTGTCGATATCGTTGAGAGCGCGGAGCCGGGCGTCGAACGCCGGCGCGAAAACCACCTGGCCGGACTCATCGCGCAGGCCATGGGTCAGACTGAGCACACCGCCGATATGCTGATCGATGCGCGCCAGCACCTGTTTTGATTGTCCGACATAAGCCACCGTCCGCCCACCCGAATAGCTCTTGATGCGGAGATAAACCCCGGCGCGCAGCAAGTTCTCCATGCCTTCAGCACTGTGCGGAAACAATCCGGCGCCGTACGGCCCTTGCCAGTGTAATTCAAGTTTCATGGGACAAGAGCTCAGGCGGCGCTGGTCCCGCCGCGCCGCTGCCGGCGGGCCGCTGCGGCCACTTCGCTCGCATCGGCATCGAACTGAATACGCTCTTCTCCGGCGAGCACGATAAAGCGCTTGCCCTTGGCGCGCCCGACCAAGGTCAGGCCGGTCTGGCGGGCTAGTTCCACGCCCCAGGCGGTGAAGCCCGAGCGCGATATGAGTACTGGAATACCCATCTGCACCGTCTTCAGCACCATCTCGCTGGTGAGCCGCCCGGTGGTGTAGAACATTTTGCCTTCCGCCGCGACGCCGTGACGGAACATATAGCCGGCAATTTTGTCGATGGCGTTGTGGCGCCCAACATCTTCCATGTAGATCAATGGGCGGTCGGCCTCGCACAGCACGCAGCCATGGATCGCTCCGGCTGTCAGATAGAGACTGGGCTGGGTGTTGATCTTGCGGCTGAGCGTGTACAGCCAGGAGGTTTTTAGCACCGCATCCGGTGGAAATTGAACGCTGTCGATATGCTCCATCATGTCGCCGAAGACAGTGCCTTGGGCGCAGCCGGAGGTGAGCGTTTTCTTACGTAATTTTTTCTCGTAATCGGTCTTGCGCTTGGTGCGCACAACGATGGTCTCGATATCCTCGTCATAATCGACCGCCGTCACGATGTCGTCAGGCAGCAACATGCGCTGATTGAGGAGATAGCCAAGCGCGAGATATTCCGGGTGGTCGCGGATCGTCATTACCGTGACGATTTCCTGGCCATTGAGGAATATCGTCATCGGCCGTTCCTCGACGACGCGAATTTGCAATTCTTCGCCATTCTGATCGAGGCCACGCATCTCACGCGTGAGACGCGGATTTTCTGGTTCCGGTTTTACGCTGAATTCCATCCCGCTTCCTTTATCGAATGCGCAACTTAATGACATACAGTAAAACATGTGGCCCGGCAGTCTAATTTCCAGCGTCGGCAGAGCGATCCCGGGAGGCCATCATAGAAATCGGTTTTTTCGATCAGGCAGCGGTTCAAAGCGCGCTCATTCCCGCCGTGCTGGGATTTGTTCTGACCGGCGCCGTGCGCTTGGCGAATGGACGAACGCGCGGGCCAAATGTAGCCGGCGCCGCTGTCGCGTTGAGTGTCGCCGCCGTCTATTTCCTCATCATCGGCGTTCCGCCGCACCCGCCAATGAGCGGGTTGGACAAGCTGGTCTATGGCATCGCGGGCGGCGTAGCGCTGGGGTTTTGCCTCGACTTTCTGCGTTTTCCACCCTTCATCCGATGGCTGCTGTTCCCCGTCGGCGGTGCGGCGCTGCTCTATTGGCTTGAGCTTCCAGGCGTCGAGACTGCCAGCACCATGGCTTTGATAGGTCTCGGCGCAATGTGGCTGGCGAGCATTGCCGCATTATGGCGCTTAGAAGCGGAACGCGAGGCCGGGCTCAACCCCACGGCAATGCTGATGGTCGCGGCGCTCGGCCTGGCGGCGGTGACGATGCTCGGAGGCGCGATAGAGATCGCCCATCTGGCGGTCGCCCTGGCGACGGCACTGTTCGGGTTCTCACTATGGAACTGGCCGACCAATGTCTTCCCGTACGGCGCAGCGCTTTTGATGGGCGCCGGCGGGACGCTGTTCCTGCTCGCCTGGATCGCGGCGCTGCACTATGCAACCGTTAGCCTGCCGGCATTGGCGATCCTGTTGCTGGTCTTTTTCGCCGATATTGCGGCCCGGCATATGCAACTCGGCGATTCCCGCGCCGCCCGCGCAGCGACGCCCATCGTATTGGCGGCGGTGTGCTGCGTGCCAGCGCTGGGCGCGGTCGCTTTAGCCTATTTTTTGGCTGCGTTGTGATTTACACGCGCAGAAAATAAAATAGCGCACGAGTCACTTCTTCGGGCATTTCCTCAGGTAAGAAATGACCGCCATCAAGCAATCCCCCGGTAACGCTTTCGGCCCGAGTGCGCCAGACCTCAGCCACGTCATACCATTTGTTGAGACGGTTGCCCCATAGCACCATGGTTGGGCAGGCGATCTTCTGCGTGAGATCGGCGGCATCATGTTCTAAGTCGATCGTCGCGCCGGCGCGGTAATCCTCACAACTGCCATGGATGACCGCCGGGTCAGCGAAGCAACGTTCATACTCTGCCAGCGCCTCGGAGGAAAAATAATCCAGCCTGCCGCCGCCCCAGCTTTTCAAACACCAGTGCAGATAAAACAGCGGATCGCCGCCGATCAGGCGTTCCGGCAGATCGAACGGCTGGGCCAGGAAAAACCAATGGTAATAGCCCATCGCCTTTTCCATATTGGTCTCGAT
This sequence is a window from Pseudomonadota bacterium. Protein-coding genes within it:
- a CDS encoding LysR family transcriptional regulator, with the protein product MNFKQFSYLIALAQERHFGRAAKRCNVAQPTLSTAIRRLEDELGVPVVMRGQQFLGFTAEGQRVLEWAERIVADQDAMVQELSEMRGSLHGRLRIGVVPTALPAVSRLTLPFCESYPDVSIAARAMSSLEIQQRLDNFEIDLGITYLDNDPMPRMKSAPLYREYYCLVHAILDHPGPGATTISWREAAALPLCLLSPDMQNRRIIDAAFAAAGCQPTPQIETNDLADIGLHVKTGKWAGIVPRHVLDMLDLPTSAQALDLVAPEVSHSVGLVIADREPQPPTAKAMLALVKTMGGGDIFARDR
- a CDS encoding NAD(P)H-dependent oxidoreductase subunit E; amino-acid sequence: MAVIKSGIRKFGHPGKGVRGARYEGKGRQVEPEALREIQTLLGDRPRRRDLLIEHLHIIQDNAGHLSARHLVALAQEMKLSLAEVYEVATFYAHFDVTADGDAPPAPLTIRVCDSLSCEMLGSDALYEGLKGRLDSSQVRLVRAPCMGRCESAPVAEVGHHHVVNATADNVMDAVNKGQTHPEIPSYVSFDEYIKNGGYRILKACINGDTDIEDIISALEASELRGLGGAGFPTGRKWRFVLAEPEPRLLAVNADEGEPGTFKDRYYMERDPHRFLEGMLIAARAVAAEECFIYLRDEYPGLHQVLAEEIAKLSAAGLDAGTKITLRRGAGAYICGEESAMLESIEGKRGEPRHKPPFPSQVGLFGRPTLINNVETLYWVRDIIERGPAWFADEGRNGGKGLRSFSVSGRVRDPGVKLAPAGITVNELIQEYCGGMAEGHEFKGYLPGGASGGILPASKGDIPLDFGTLESEGCLIGSAAVIVLSDQDNMRAAALNLMRFFEYESCGQCTPCRAGTEKAVKLMSAPVWDQPLLRELSKTMMDASICGLGQAAPNPLLTVLKHFPEDLTEETR
- the fdhF gene encoding formate dehydrogenase subunit alpha, which gives rise to MSAKTSFTLDGQTLEAAEGETIWQCAERAGIDIPHLCYSKAPDYRADGNCRVCMVEVEGERVLAASCIRKPTEGMVVHSSNERAATARKMVMELLVADQPPRESSHDPNSELWHWAEQMGQTASRFPARRTPAADVSHTAMSVNLDACIHCTRCVRACREVQVNDVIGMAGRGAGNKIVFDFDDAMGSSSCVACGECVQACPTGALMPARGVGKVIPDKKVESVCPYCGVGCQLTFNVKDNKILSVEGRDGPSNSERLCVKGRFGFDYVNHDHRLTKPLIRRSDAPAKSANIDIDPANPYTHFRDATWEEALEIAAQGLTRIRDASGGKALAGFGSAKGSNEEAYLFQKLVRSGFGSNNVDHCTRLCHASSVAALLETIGSGAVTASFNEARHSDVIIVIGAHPTSNHPVAATFLKNAAQRGAKLVVIDPRGSTLARHASHFLQFKPGRDVALLNALMHVIVAEELYDQQYVLAHTEGFEQLRDHLKQFSPEKMAPICGIEPDVLREVARLYAGAKAAIIFWGMGISQHIHGTDNARCLISLALMSGQVGRPGTGLHPLRGQNNVQGASDAGLVPMFYPDYQPVTDTAIQNRFEALWGASLDPERGLTVVEIMDAAHAGDIRGMYIMGENPAMSDPNTHHVREAFARLDHLVVQEIFLTETAFFADVILPATAWPEKDGTVTNTNRQIQMGRKAVDAPDGVMPDWWIIAELAKRIGLDWNYAHPSDVFAEMKQCMASLNNISWPRLERESVVTYPCDGEDLPGNDVIFGNGFPTPSKRGKFVPASIIEPDEMPDAEYPMVLSTGRQLEHWHTGAMTRRSETLDNLEPEAVASLAPLEMERLGIRPGDQIEVATRRGRISLKARADTGIPKGVVFVPFCYAEAAANMLTNPALDPIGKIPEFKFCAAKVEKAAPPAAAE
- a CDS encoding DUF364 domain-containing protein, whose translation is MTGVEDRLRAVLRHGISGIAKRVVIGLNWTYVEGPVGAGLVHTPVRGTEGCRSLPESGSYQGRTLADLAALMESDNIFERVLGYAAANAHHNRYDLEGVAVNGLDMIKPCGQHTVVIGRFPELDEKLPGAAVIEREPRPGDYPPEAAADLIPAAKYLAITASALSNGSLAGLLALAPASAFTVLVGPSAPLCPALLALGINALSGLIPTDLDGTAQRVAEGGSVRALKPLGRYVTLVPD
- the mobA gene encoding molybdenum cofactor guanylyltransferase MobA, with product MQSIAGVLLAGGLARRMGGGDKSLRLLAGTPILGHVLARVRPQVGPLLLNVNGDPRRFNEFALPMAADVIEGHAGPLAGILTGMDWAAEHAPDCAWLASFATDAPFLPGDLVARLDGAIAAEGAEMACAASNGRSHPVFALWPIALRAALRHALVEEDIRKIDAWTARYKVATVEFAATPHDPFFNANRPEDFAEAERLLAEIG
- a CDS encoding formate dehydrogenase accessory sulfurtransferase FdhD, which codes for MEFSVKPEPENPRLTREMRGLDQNGEELQIRVVEERPMTIFLNGQEIVTVMTIRDHPEYLALGYLLNQRMLLPDDIVTAVDYDEDIETIVVRTKRKTDYEKKLRKKTLTSGCAQGTVFGDMMEHIDSVQFPPDAVLKTSWLYTLSRKINTQPSLYLTAGAIHGCVLCEADRPLIYMEDVGRHNAIDKIAGYMFRHGVAAEGKMFYTTGRLTSEMVLKTVQMGIPVLISRSGFTAWGVELARQTGLTLVGRAKGKRFIVLAGEERIQFDADASEVAAAARRQRRGGTSAA
- a CDS encoding alpha/beta hydrolase encodes the protein MFRKFERETVDAAGVEINLVRGGSGPPVLLLHGYPQSHVMWHEVAPILAQHFTVIAPDLRGYGDSAKPEAGADHAGYSKRASAADQVAVMAALGFEKFALVGHDRGARVAHRLALDYPERVQRLALIDIVPTYTAFIETNMEKAMGYYHWFFLAQPFDLPERLIGGDPLFYLHWCLKSWGGGRLDYFSSEALAEYERCFADPAVIHGSCEDYRAGATIDLEHDAADLTQKIACPTMVLWGNRLNKWYDVAEVWRTRAESVTGGLLDGGHFLPEEMPEEVTRALFYFLRV